From Streptomyces durmitorensis, a single genomic window includes:
- a CDS encoding iron ABC transporter permease, whose product MAVTATPSTTPERAVASPTGAVAVTAGLILLVAVLAVVDITQGTASVGPGQVWRALTGQAEQGDSSVVIASRLPRMVAGILVGVALGAAGAALQAISRNVLAAPDTLAVNAGSYLALTLLVASGATAPLLASSGVAFVGGLAAAAVVLVLAGRSAGTVRLVLAGSALALGLNAITEALLLLYPERTEGLYKWGQGSISQNGFDGVAQMAPVIAAALAGLLLIARRIDALALGDDAARGLGIPVRGTRVTAVVLASLLAAGTVTLAGPIAFVGLCAPALVRPLAGRVRALLRHRTRIPVAGLVGAALVLGSDVLLRAVTSSQTAVTVPTGVITSVVGAVFLVVMAMRTRDGAGAAAPDRLRIPSRTAYVVTVVLLVGVLVGVTITAVLVGDSTFLLGDVANWVRGQSGQAITFVLDTRVPRVLAALLAGAALALSGTLVQSVTRNPLAEPGVLGVSGGAALGAILLVTTAPGSGSWSIAGAAFAGAAVSAVVVFGLAAKGGFQNSRLVLVGFGVSTGTMALISLLIVLTDRFSATKALIWLSGSTYGRSGTDLLPVAGVLVVATVIAVARRKELDLVSLDEDTPRLLGLDLARGRLGFLIVSVLLSATAVAAAGTIGFVGLVAPHAARALVGRRHVRVVPAAMLLGAILVCLADLLGRTVIAPAQLGAGLMTAVVGTPYFVYLLVRSRR is encoded by the coding sequence GTGGCCGTCACCGCAACGCCCTCAACCACGCCCGAGCGCGCGGTCGCGTCCCCCACGGGCGCGGTCGCGGTGACGGCCGGTCTCATCCTTCTGGTCGCCGTCCTGGCCGTCGTCGACATCACGCAAGGCACCGCGTCCGTCGGCCCCGGCCAGGTGTGGAGAGCCCTCACCGGCCAGGCCGAGCAGGGCGACTCCTCCGTCGTCATCGCCTCGCGCCTGCCGCGCATGGTCGCCGGGATACTCGTCGGCGTCGCGCTCGGCGCGGCCGGCGCCGCCCTCCAGGCCATCAGCCGCAACGTGCTCGCCGCACCGGACACCCTCGCCGTCAACGCCGGTTCGTACCTCGCGCTGACCCTCCTGGTCGCCAGCGGTGCGACGGCTCCGCTGCTCGCCTCGTCGGGCGTGGCGTTCGTCGGCGGCCTCGCCGCTGCCGCCGTCGTCCTCGTCCTCGCGGGACGGAGTGCCGGAACGGTGCGCCTCGTCCTGGCGGGCAGCGCGCTCGCCCTCGGGCTCAACGCCATCACCGAGGCGTTGCTCCTGCTGTACCCCGAACGGACCGAGGGCCTCTACAAGTGGGGCCAGGGGAGCATCAGCCAGAACGGATTCGACGGTGTGGCCCAGATGGCGCCCGTCATCGCGGCCGCGCTCGCGGGCCTCCTGCTGATCGCCCGCCGCATCGACGCCCTGGCCCTGGGCGACGACGCCGCGCGCGGCCTCGGCATCCCGGTGCGCGGCACCCGCGTCACGGCCGTCGTCCTCGCGTCGCTGCTGGCCGCCGGAACGGTGACGCTGGCCGGGCCGATCGCCTTCGTGGGCCTGTGCGCTCCGGCTCTGGTGCGCCCGCTCGCCGGCCGCGTCCGTGCCCTCCTGCGCCACCGGACCCGCATCCCCGTCGCGGGTCTCGTGGGCGCCGCCCTCGTGCTCGGTTCCGACGTACTGCTGCGCGCCGTGACGTCGTCCCAGACCGCGGTCACCGTGCCCACAGGCGTCATCACCAGCGTCGTCGGCGCCGTGTTCCTCGTCGTCATGGCGATGCGCACCCGCGACGGCGCCGGTGCGGCAGCGCCGGACCGGCTGCGCATCCCGAGCCGGACCGCGTACGTCGTCACCGTGGTGCTCCTCGTGGGCGTGCTGGTCGGCGTCACGATCACCGCGGTGCTCGTCGGCGACAGCACGTTCCTGCTCGGCGACGTGGCCAACTGGGTCCGGGGCCAGTCGGGCCAAGCCATCACCTTCGTCCTCGACACCCGTGTGCCACGGGTGCTCGCCGCGCTCCTCGCGGGTGCCGCGCTCGCGCTGTCCGGCACCCTCGTGCAGTCCGTGACCCGCAATCCGCTCGCGGAACCCGGTGTCCTCGGCGTCTCCGGGGGAGCGGCGCTCGGCGCCATCCTCCTTGTCACCACGGCACCGGGCTCCGGATCGTGGAGCATCGCGGGCGCGGCATTCGCCGGTGCCGCGGTCAGCGCCGTGGTCGTCTTCGGACTCGCGGCCAAGGGCGGCTTCCAGAACAGCAGGCTCGTCCTCGTCGGCTTCGGTGTGTCCACCGGGACGATGGCGCTCATCAGCCTCCTGATCGTGCTCACCGACCGGTTCAGCGCGACCAAGGCACTGATCTGGCTCTCGGGTTCCACGTACGGCCGGTCCGGCACCGACCTCCTGCCGGTCGCGGGCGTGCTGGTGGTGGCGACCGTCATCGCCGTCGCGCGCCGCAAGGAACTCGACCTCGTGTCGCTCGACGAGGACACCCCCCGGCTCCTGGGCCTGGACCTGGCTCGCGGACGCCTCGGCTTCCTCATCGTGAGCGTGCTGCTCAGCGCCACCGCGGTGGCCGCGGCGGGCACGATCGGCTTCGTGGGACTCGTGGCACCGCACGCGGCACGCGCACTCGTGGGACGACGGCACGTACGCGTCGTCCCGGCCGCGATGCTGCTCGGCGCGATCCTGGTCTGCCTCGCGGACCTGCTGGGCCGGACGGTCATCGCCCCGGCGCAACTGGGCGCGGGACTCATGACGGCGGTCGTAGGGACGCCCTACTTCGTGTACCTGCTGGTGCGCAGCCGCCGCTAG
- a CDS encoding ABC transporter substrate-binding protein encodes MRRPLIAAAAATAVALILSGCGTSEPEKASSDKKSEPITLTDAGGASVKLDGPAKKVVGTEWNVVESMVTLGVDPVGVADVKGYKAWDSAVPLKNDPKDIGTRGEPSMDTLAGLTPDLIVTTTDMSASAVKQMKKVAPVLQVKAADGADQVGQMFDTLDVIAKATGTTSEAKKAKESYEAKVAEGKKALKEAELDGSKVAFADGYAASNQVSIRGYTSNSLLGAVNEDLGLKNDWKIKGDKDYGLATTDVEGLTALGDDVKFVYLGNKSDGSSDVFTDELADNSVWKSLPFVKDDEVHRLPDGIWMFGGPEAMEAYIDALVDSLKK; translated from the coding sequence ATGAGACGCCCCCTCATCGCCGCGGCGGCCGCCACCGCCGTTGCCCTCATCCTGTCCGGTTGTGGCACGTCCGAGCCCGAGAAGGCCAGTTCGGACAAGAAGTCCGAACCGATCACCCTCACCGACGCAGGCGGCGCGTCGGTGAAGCTCGACGGCCCGGCCAAGAAGGTCGTCGGAACCGAGTGGAACGTCGTCGAATCCATGGTCACGCTCGGCGTGGACCCCGTCGGTGTCGCCGACGTCAAGGGATACAAGGCGTGGGACTCCGCGGTTCCGCTGAAGAACGACCCCAAGGACATCGGCACCCGCGGCGAGCCGAGCATGGACACCCTCGCCGGGCTCACCCCTGACCTCATCGTCACCACGACCGACATGTCGGCCTCCGCGGTGAAGCAGATGAAGAAGGTGGCCCCCGTCCTCCAGGTCAAGGCCGCCGACGGCGCCGACCAGGTGGGCCAGATGTTCGACACCCTGGACGTCATCGCCAAGGCCACCGGCACGACCAGCGAGGCCAAGAAGGCCAAGGAGTCGTACGAGGCGAAGGTCGCCGAAGGCAAGAAGGCGCTGAAGGAGGCCGAGCTCGACGGCTCGAAGGTCGCCTTCGCCGACGGCTACGCCGCCTCCAACCAGGTCTCCATACGCGGATACACCAGCAACTCCCTCCTCGGCGCAGTCAACGAGGACCTCGGCCTCAAGAACGACTGGAAGATCAAGGGCGACAAGGACTACGGGCTGGCCACCACCGACGTCGAGGGCCTCACGGCGCTCGGTGACGACGTGAAGTTCGTCTACCTCGGCAACAAGAGCGACGGCAGCTCCGACGTGTTCACCGACGAGCTCGCCGACAACTCCGTCTGGAAGTCGCTGCCGTTCGTCAAGGACGACGAGGTCCACCGCCTGCCCGACGGCATCTGGATGTTCGGCGGCCCCGAGGCGATGGAGGCGTACATCGACGCCCTCGTCGACAGCCTGAAGAAGTAG
- a CDS encoding ABC transporter ATP-binding protein, translating into MTVSYDGVDVVHDAAIQLRPGEVTALVGPNGSGKSTLLRTVARLQGARRGTLTLDSGTADAADGFDLTARQFARRVALLTQGRPTPGGLSVRDVVEFGRYPYRGRWGQADVGGAAVVERVLTLTGVDNLADRAVDQLSGGQLQRVWLASCLAQETGVLLLDEPTTYLDLRYQIELLDLMRDLADDGGIAVGVVLHDLDQAAAVADRIALLDAGRIVADGAPADVLLPERLSETYGIRIEVDTDPLTGRLRTRAIGRHHSRSERLHTSS; encoded by the coding sequence ATGACGGTGTCGTACGACGGTGTTGATGTCGTCCACGACGCTGCCATCCAGCTCAGGCCCGGCGAAGTGACCGCTCTCGTCGGCCCCAACGGGAGCGGCAAGTCGACGCTTCTGCGTACCGTCGCCCGCCTGCAGGGCGCCCGGCGCGGCACGCTGACCCTCGATTCCGGCACGGCCGATGCCGCCGACGGCTTCGACCTCACCGCCCGCCAGTTCGCCCGTCGCGTCGCGCTCCTGACCCAAGGACGCCCCACGCCCGGCGGCCTGAGCGTCCGTGACGTCGTCGAGTTCGGCCGCTATCCCTACCGGGGCCGCTGGGGCCAGGCGGATGTCGGGGGCGCCGCCGTGGTGGAGCGCGTGCTCACCCTGACCGGCGTGGACAACCTCGCCGACCGCGCCGTCGACCAGCTCTCCGGCGGACAGTTGCAGCGGGTGTGGCTCGCCAGCTGTCTCGCCCAGGAGACCGGCGTGCTCCTCCTCGACGAGCCGACCACCTACCTCGACCTGCGCTACCAGATCGAACTCCTCGACCTGATGCGTGACCTCGCGGACGACGGCGGCATCGCGGTCGGCGTCGTCCTGCACGACCTCGACCAGGCGGCCGCCGTCGCCGACCGGATCGCCCTCCTCGACGCCGGGCGCATCGTCGCCGACGGCGCCCCCGCGGACGTACTGCTCCCGGAGCGCCTCTCCGAGACCTACGGCATCCGCATCGAGGTCGACACAGACCCCCTCACCGGCCGGCTGCGCACCCGCGCGATAGGCCGCCACCACAGCAGAAGCGAAAGGCTCCACACCTCCTCATGA
- a CDS encoding VOC family protein → MATRLVQIAMNARDDSALGGFWAEVLGWGVSSEGPGVTNIEPAGLGYPDPTALFLDVLRVPEPKTVKNRVHIDLASTSDAHQAELVARLKGLGAKPADVGQGDVPWTVLADPEGNEFCVLEPREIYRDTGPVAAVVVDCVDPRAMARFWGEAMDWTVHEVTDDRAALRSAQGVGPYLEFLRSPDAKTVKNRIHLDLRPYAGDDHEAEVARLRTLGAVDVDLGQGDVPWTVLADPEGNEFCVLTPR, encoded by the coding sequence ATGGCGACACGGCTTGTTCAAATCGCAATGAACGCTCGGGACGACTCCGCCCTCGGCGGGTTCTGGGCCGAGGTGCTCGGCTGGGGCGTTTCCAGCGAGGGCCCCGGCGTGACCAACATCGAACCGGCGGGCCTCGGCTATCCCGACCCCACCGCCCTCTTCCTGGACGTCCTTCGCGTGCCGGAGCCCAAGACCGTGAAGAACCGTGTGCACATCGACCTGGCCAGCACCTCCGACGCCCATCAGGCGGAGTTGGTCGCGCGCCTCAAGGGTCTGGGGGCGAAGCCCGCGGACGTGGGCCAGGGCGATGTTCCCTGGACCGTCCTTGCGGACCCGGAGGGCAACGAGTTCTGCGTCCTTGAGCCGCGGGAGATCTATCGCGACACCGGGCCGGTGGCCGCGGTGGTGGTCGACTGTGTGGATCCGCGCGCCATGGCCCGGTTCTGGGGCGAGGCGATGGACTGGACCGTGCACGAGGTGACCGACGACCGTGCGGCGCTGCGCTCCGCCCAGGGCGTCGGCCCGTATCTGGAGTTCCTCCGCTCTCCCGACGCGAAGACGGTGAAGAACCGCATCCACCTCGACCTCCGCCCGTACGCCGGTGACGATCACGAGGCGGAGGTGGCCCGGCTACGGACTCTGGGCGCCGTCGACGTCGACCTCGGTCAGGGCGATGTGCCGTGGACGGTCCTGGCCGACCCCGAAGGCAACGAGTTCTGCGTCCTCACCCCGCGCTGA
- a CDS encoding YihY/virulence factor BrkB family protein: MDSSATPAHAASARVSDGSGTIPAPAGRAGSPSPWGRRGAALRRTPVAMWNDDVSDWAAALTYYAILALLPALLVTVSLISLVSPGTTQTLIAEVTDWAPAQSGSALNDVLTEMAGARSAAVTVVVGGGVSALWSASSYAAVFRRALHAMHGVKDTRPVWRKAHRVLMTALALLALLAASAVVLVLSGSLVQAVGRRAGVGDAGQTVWSVMRWPALVCLVVLLVHVLFRNAPPSARGWRHSLPGGLLAALLWLLSSGLFTLYASGFGSYGKLYGSLAGVVVFLVWLWMSNLALLAGAQFTVEMARAPVPVHTS, from the coding sequence ATGGACAGTTCCGCGACGCCTGCGCATGCGGCGTCCGCCCGCGTCTCGGACGGATCCGGCACGATTCCCGCCCCTGCCGGGCGGGCCGGTTCCCCGTCCCCGTGGGGACGGCGGGGCGCCGCGCTGCGCCGCACCCCGGTGGCGATGTGGAACGACGACGTGTCGGACTGGGCCGCGGCGCTGACGTACTACGCGATTCTCGCCCTGCTGCCCGCGCTCCTTGTCACGGTCAGCCTGATCAGCCTGGTGAGCCCCGGCACGACCCAGACACTGATCGCCGAGGTCACCGACTGGGCACCCGCACAGTCGGGCAGCGCCTTGAACGACGTGCTCACCGAGATGGCCGGCGCACGTTCCGCCGCCGTGACGGTCGTGGTCGGCGGCGGTGTCAGCGCGCTGTGGTCCGCCTCCAGTTACGCGGCGGTCTTCCGGCGGGCGCTGCACGCGATGCACGGCGTGAAGGACACGCGGCCCGTGTGGCGCAAGGCGCACCGTGTGCTGATGACCGCCCTTGCGCTGCTCGCACTGCTGGCCGCCAGTGCGGTCGTGCTCGTCCTGAGCGGCTCGCTCGTCCAGGCCGTCGGGCGGCGCGCGGGGGTCGGCGACGCGGGGCAGACCGTGTGGAGCGTCATGAGGTGGCCCGCGCTGGTCTGCCTGGTGGTCCTGCTCGTCCACGTGCTCTTCCGCAACGCGCCGCCCTCCGCACGCGGTTGGCGCCACAGCCTGCCCGGCGGACTGCTGGCCGCGCTGCTGTGGCTCCTGTCCTCGGGCCTGTTCACCCTGTACGCCTCGGGGTTCGGCTCCTACGGCAAGCTGTACGGCTCGCTCGCGGGCGTGGTGGTCTTCCTGGTGTGGCTCTGGATGTCCAACCTGGCGCTGCTGGCCGGAGCTCAGTTCACGGTGGAGATGGCCCGCGCCCCGGTGCCCGTGCACACGAGCTGA